DNA from Petrotoga olearia DSM 13574:
GATCAAAAACCCTAAAGAGACAACCTGGTGAAGTTTCTTTCCCAGGAGGGGAAATTGAGACCAACGAAACACCAAAAAATGCAGCAATTAGAGAAAGCTGTGAAGAATTGAACTTGCAACCACATAACATAGAAATATTGGGAGCAGCAGATTATCTTCTTACTCCCTTTAATTATTTGATATATTCCTATGTTGGCTTCTTGAATATAAACGTTAACATAATAAAGCCTAATGAAGAAGTCGAAGAAGTTTTCACGGTACCTTTAGAATATTTGTTATCGCATGACCCTTTAGTGCATAACACTTATCTTACAAACGAAACAGATGAAGGCTTCCCTTATGATCTTATCCCTAATGGAAAAGATTATAACTGGAGAGTTGGCAAATACCCTGTTTATTTTTATATTTATAAAGACAAAATTATTTGGGGTATTACCGCCAGATTGACTTATGAGTTTATT
Protein-coding regions in this window:
- a CDS encoding NUDIX hydrolase, producing MLSYFLKDFGEKGDYVNIDEIKEIFKDHSPKPIGVENCFSVLIPLIQKDNSLHLLYELRSKTLKRQPGEVSFPGGEIETNETPKNAAIRESCEELNLQPHNIEILGAADYLLTPFNYLIYSYVGFLNINVNIIKPNEEVEEVFTVPLEYLLSHDPLVHNTYLTNETDEGFPYDLIPNGKDYNWRVGKYPVYFYIYKDKIIWGITARLTYEFIKKLRH